In Streptococcus dysgalactiae subsp. dysgalactiae, the following are encoded in one genomic region:
- a CDS encoding helix-turn-helix transcriptional regulator, giving the protein MDNILLSLSDWIKETIEKTVDRLVQMKLDELSAELWTREKVAERLGMSPGTFDKYYRHDKNFPKELPAVRWKKAEIIAWLNNKY; this is encoded by the coding sequence ATGGACAATATCTTATTGAGCTTGTCCGACTGGATAAAAGAAACTATAGAAAAAACAGTTGATAGGTTAGTCCAAATGAAATTAGACGAACTCAGCGCTGAATTATGGACCAGAGAAAAAGTAGCAGAGAGGCTTGGCATGAGCCCCGGAACTTTTGACAAATACTACAGACACGACAAAAATTTTCCAAAGGAATTGCCAGCTGTCCGTTGGAAAAAAGCTGAAATTATTGCCTGGTTAAACAACAAATATTAA
- a CDS encoding transcriptional regulator translates to MLLTILSNADEWRVYPEELARRCKDSESAIRSQLKALENAKYIRTYRKSFGGRYGTETYRFCSDRKISDEAFNALKAEQDLELEKIANT, encoded by the coding sequence CTGCTGCTAACCATTTTGAGTAATGCAGACGAGTGGAGAGTCTATCCTGAAGAACTCGCTAGACGTTGTAAGGATAGCGAATCTGCAATCAGAAGCCAGTTGAAAGCGTTAGAGAATGCCAAGTATATCAGAACTTATAGAAAATCGTTTGGCGGGCGATATGGGACCGAAACCTACAGATTCTGTTCTGACAGAAAAATAAGCGACGAGGCGTTTAATGCTTTGAAGGCAGAACAGGACTTAGAACTAGAAAAAATTGCTAATACCTAA
- a CDS encoding DnaD domain-containing protein: MNSRRSYGRKKLFENFQLTFGRMISPFEIEDIQKWIHEDNMPIEVVNLALREAVENNKISWKYINKILVDWYKSGDTTVEKVKDRLQRFEDSKKQRSVPTSNVPSWSNPDYKEPDLKEFALGSIDGIEDGSGDF; the protein is encoded by the coding sequence ATCAACAGCAGGAGGAGCTATGGACGAAAAAAGCTTTTTGAAAATTTCCAATTAACTTTTGGACGGATGATATCGCCATTTGAAATCGAAGATATTCAAAAGTGGATTCACGAAGATAACATGCCAATTGAAGTTGTCAACCTTGCCTTAAGAGAAGCGGTAGAAAACAACAAAATCAGCTGGAAGTATATCAACAAAATTTTAGTTGATTGGTATAAATCTGGAGATACGACAGTAGAAAAGGTCAAAGACAGGTTGCAACGGTTTGAAGATAGTAAAAAACAACGGAGTGTACCGACCTCGAACGTCCCTAGCTGGTCGAATCCAGACTACAAAGAACCAGATTTAAAAGAATTTGCACTAGGAAGCATAGACGGTATAGAAGATGGATCAGGAGATTTTTAA
- a CDS encoding recombinase RecT translates to MASEIVTIQKDITDIVNSKISSLQDEGLVIAPNYAPANALKSAFFKILKTKDRNKRPALEVCTKDSIANALLEMVTQGLSPAKNQCYFIVYGNELQLQRSYFGTMAVLLQQQKIKSIKPEVIYEGDEFELEIVDGEKKFKKHSTHWKNQDNPIEGAYCIIEDIDGNKKLTLMTKKEIDKSWSKTKTGGGTQKEFPQEMAKKTVINRAAKFFINISDDSDILADSINKTTADEFVDERQVKDVTPQETNSIDDLLGHQNENKDAPNNLKDVSEDLYSEPEKTLTNENKTVLEDTSYPADEIPDFDQETGEIKASEGNLFDNLGDLMP, encoded by the coding sequence ATGGCAAGTGAAATTGTAACAATTCAAAAAGATATCACTGATATCGTTAATTCAAAAATTAGTTCTTTACAAGATGAAGGTTTGGTAATTGCTCCAAACTATGCTCCAGCAAATGCTTTAAAATCAGCATTCTTTAAAATTTTAAAGACCAAAGACAGAAACAAGCGCCCCGCCCTTGAAGTTTGTACAAAGGATTCGATCGCTAATGCACTATTAGAAATGGTAACGCAAGGGTTATCACCAGCAAAAAACCAATGCTATTTCATAGTTTATGGGAACGAACTTCAACTCCAAAGATCTTACTTTGGGACAATGGCTGTTCTTCTCCAACAACAAAAAATTAAATCAATTAAACCAGAAGTTATCTACGAAGGTGATGAATTTGAACTTGAAATCGTAGATGGCGAAAAGAAATTTAAAAAACATTCAACACATTGGAAAAATCAAGATAATCCGATTGAAGGAGCTTATTGCATTATTGAAGATATTGATGGCAATAAAAAGCTAACGTTGATGACAAAAAAAGAAATCGATAAGTCCTGGTCGAAAACAAAAACAGGCGGCGGAACACAAAAAGAATTCCCTCAAGAGATGGCTAAGAAAACAGTTATCAATAGGGCTGCCAAGTTCTTTATCAACATCAGTGATGATAGTGACATTCTTGCGGATTCTATTAATAAGACTACTGCTGATGAATTTGTTGATGAACGCCAAGTCAAAGATGTCACCCCGCAAGAAACAAACAGTATAGACGACCTACTTGGTCACCAGAACGAAAATAAGGATGCTCCTAACAATTTAAAAGACGTAAGTGAAGATTTATATTCAGAGCCAGAAAAAACGCTCACAAACGAAAATAAGACGGTTTTAGAAGATACGTCTTATCCAGCTGATGAAATCCCTGATTTTGACCAAGAAACAGGGGAAATTAAAGCTAGCGAAGGCAACCTCTTTGATAACCTTGGGGACTTAATGCCATGA
- a CDS encoding PD-(D/E)XK nuclease-like domain-containing protein: MTELDLLGKDYYSRESAIRYWSISQYKRFKECEARALAELRGDWTDTRDNTALLNGNLVHSYFESKEAYSEFIEANKSSMISTRGTTKGQLKKDYLVAEQMIDALKNDSNFMAIYQGEKEAAITGFLGEVEFKGKIDCLNVERGYFVDIKTTKGPIDDTIWNGEERVRWFEAYGYILQMAAYRTMLEAKYNKPFEPIIYAVTKETPPDTRAIRIQNVDAMQMELDSLAQSIKRLDDVKKGLEKPKPCGKCEYCRQNKLSVRVEIF; this comes from the coding sequence ATGACAGAACTAGATTTACTCGGAAAGGACTATTACAGCCGTGAATCAGCTATCAGGTACTGGTCTATTAGTCAGTACAAGCGCTTTAAAGAGTGCGAAGCAAGGGCGCTTGCTGAGTTACGAGGTGATTGGACAGATACCAGAGATAACACTGCGCTGCTCAATGGCAATTTGGTTCACTCTTACTTCGAGAGCAAAGAAGCTTATTCCGAATTTATTGAAGCCAATAAATCTTCGATGATTTCGACCAGAGGAACAACCAAAGGTCAGCTCAAAAAAGACTATTTAGTCGCAGAACAGATGATTGACGCTCTTAAAAATGACAGTAACTTCATGGCCATATACCAAGGAGAGAAGGAAGCAGCCATCACAGGATTTCTTGGCGAGGTTGAATTCAAGGGTAAAATCGACTGCCTGAATGTTGAACGTGGCTATTTTGTAGACATCAAAACAACAAAAGGGCCGATTGACGACACAATCTGGAATGGAGAAGAGCGTGTCAGATGGTTTGAGGCTTACGGATATATCTTGCAGATGGCTGCTTACAGAACCATGCTAGAAGCTAAATATAATAAACCGTTCGAGCCGATTATTTACGCGGTAACCAAGGAAACACCGCCAGATACAAGAGCCATCAGAATCCAAAATGTAGATGCTATGCAGATGGAATTAGATAGCCTAGCACAAAGTATTAAGCGATTAGATGACGTTAAAAAAGGCCTAGAAAAGCCTAAGCCTTGCGGAAAATGCGAATATTGCAGACAAAATAAATTGTCTGTAAGAGTAGAGATTTTTTAA
- a CDS encoding RuvC family protein: MSNLVLSLDISTSGTGWALFKGSDLIQSGVLKHKSDSYFERGRYMASQLRLIQSRALKKYDCSFSTIAVEKNSVMGPNQQSMLKIGIVTGIILGRLIADNVVFVNVSTWRKHWKFSYKDRSKKSMKLQSKTKVEQEFNKSVKDDEADAILIGSYYVNQGYLDGLETHDYY; the protein is encoded by the coding sequence ATGAGCAATCTAGTATTATCGCTAGACATTTCAACATCTGGAACGGGTTGGGCCTTATTTAAAGGCTCAGACCTTATCCAGAGCGGTGTCTTAAAACACAAAAGTGACTCTTATTTCGAACGTGGTCGATATATGGCTAGCCAATTAAGGTTGATCCAGTCACGAGCACTAAAAAAATACGACTGTAGTTTTAGCACAATCGCAGTTGAAAAAAACTCAGTTATGGGACCTAACCAGCAATCCATGCTTAAAATCGGTATTGTAACTGGTATCATCTTAGGACGATTAATAGCTGATAATGTTGTGTTTGTCAATGTATCAACGTGGCGCAAGCACTGGAAATTTAGTTATAAGGATCGAAGCAAGAAGTCCATGAAATTACAGTCAAAAACAAAAGTGGAGCAAGAATTTAATAAATCGGTCAAAGATGACGAAGCGGATGCTATTTTGATTGGGTCATACTATGTCAATCAAGGTTATCTTGATGGATTGGAGACACATGACTACTACTAA
- a CDS encoding YopX family protein — protein sequence MIPKFRAFNKKTKKMYSIDGFKASERKIYRCSFADDEFRSGRLETFHFVEDNLDDYILMQSTGLKDKNGVEIFDGDVVNFMVPNQMISGTYQIRQAKSGEWRLDNRVQGRPLYISGSYHCEVVGNVWEDGDLLESVEE from the coding sequence ATGATACCAAAATTTAGGGCATTTAATAAAAAGACCAAAAAGATGTATAGCATTGATGGCTTTAAAGCAAGTGAACGCAAAATATACAGATGCAGCTTCGCTGATGATGAGTTTCGCTCTGGTCGCTTAGAGACGTTTCATTTTGTCGAGGATAACCTTGACGATTATATTCTCATGCAATCCACAGGACTCAAAGACAAAAACGGTGTTGAGATTTTCGATGGAGATGTTGTCAATTTTATGGTGCCAAATCAAATGATTTCAGGAACTTATCAGATTAGACAAGCAAAATCAGGAGAGTGGAGACTTGATAACAGAGTCCAAGGAAGACCACTTTATATCTCTGGAAGTTACCACTGTGAAGTCGTCGGGAACGTATGGGAGGATGGCGATTTACTAGAAAGTGTGGAAGAATGA
- a CDS encoding DUF1642 domain-containing protein, with protein MNIEEAIEYIEEAIKYFEDKRKDYIVPPSVIHVSTAEVINILKQIKFDKLMPEIPQFVADWYEEHKDNLEYNLYLYQMTIYDEKVEKDDFYYWIQKSNSPIRTLINMHQFGYTVEKEKLYTVEIPNPNDKQIALRLEKWVEGKVRIVTTHSSNNFTDDMRLTEQEIRKDFDWAFRWAEEVTE; from the coding sequence ATGAACATTGAAGAAGCTATAGAGTATATTGAAGAAGCGATAAAGTATTTTGAAGATAAGAGAAAAGATTATATTGTACCGCCAAGTGTAATCCATGTATCAACAGCTGAGGTCATAAATATTTTAAAACAAATCAAGTTCGATAAACTAATGCCAGAAATTCCGCAGTTTGTGGCTGATTGGTATGAGGAACATAAAGATAATTTGGAATACAATTTATATTTATATCAAATGACAATCTATGATGAAAAAGTTGAAAAAGACGATTTCTATTATTGGATTCAAAAATCAAATAGTCCAATTCGTACTCTTATCAACATGCATCAATTCGGCTACACAGTAGAAAAAGAAAAGCTATACACTGTTGAAATTCCGAATCCAAACGACAAACAAATAGCTTTGAGACTTGAAAAATGGGTTGAAGGAAAAGTAAGAATTGTTACAACTCACTCATCTAATAATTTTACAGATGACATGCGTTTAACAGAACAAGAAATCCGCAAGGACTTTGATTGGGCGTTTAGATGGGCGGAAGAGGTGACGGAATGA
- a CDS encoding ArpU family phage packaging/lysis transcriptional regulator, whose amino-acid sequence MTFFPEIDIQKTKSNAKRKLREYPRWRRIANDVDTQKVTATYSFEPRQPHGVPSKPVERLALNRVSAEQELDAIERAVNGIFDPEYRLILIDKYLLTYPKTDCDIYTKLGYEKSQYYNMLDNALMSFSELYKEGMLLVEKMEKSWN is encoded by the coding sequence ATGACGTTTTTTCCAGAGATTGATATCCAAAAAACAAAATCTAATGCCAAGCGTAAATTGAGAGAGTATCCACGCTGGCGGAGGATAGCTAATGACGTAGATACTCAAAAAGTTACAGCTACATACTCATTTGAGCCAAGGCAACCGCATGGAGTCCCTAGCAAGCCTGTTGAGAGACTAGCGCTTAATCGTGTATCGGCAGAACAGGAGCTGGATGCGATTGAGAGAGCGGTCAACGGGATATTCGACCCAGAGTATAGATTGATACTGATTGACAAGTATTTGCTCACATATCCAAAGACTGATTGTGATATTTATACAAAACTTGGTTACGAGAAAAGTCAGTACTACAACATGCTAGATAATGCTTTAATGTCTTTTTCTGAACTATACAAAGAGGGGATGTTGCTTGTCGAAAAAATGGAAAAAAGCTGGAATTAA
- a CDS encoding PBSX family phage terminase large subunit, with product MVVDLADIIPIGFKPVVQATWNPKILNIACKGGRGSGKSSNIAFIISRLIIQYPVNAVCIRKTDNTLEQSVYEQIKWAISEQGLERYFKFNKSPLRITYIPRGNYIVFRGAQNPERIKSLKDSRFPFAIGWIEELAEFKTEDEVKTITNSLLRGELGDGLFYKFFYTYNPPKRKQSWVNKKYETQFQPSNTFVHASTYKDNPFIAKEFIAEAEATRERSERRYRWEYLGEAIGSGVVPFDNLRFETIPDELYRSFDNIRNAVDFGYATDPLAFVRWHYDKKHNGIYAIDELYGQKISNRQLANWLKDKGYSNDEIFADAAEPKSIAELRNEFGIKRIRGAKKGPDSVEFGERWLDDLDFICIDPKRTPNIAREFENIDYQVDRDGNPKPRLEDKDNHAIDATRYAMSDDMRATKTIVKTFKGGI from the coding sequence ATGGTAGTTGATTTAGCTGATATTATCCCAATCGGCTTTAAACCTGTTGTTCAAGCAACGTGGAATCCTAAAATACTAAATATTGCATGTAAAGGCGGCCGCGGTTCTGGCAAATCATCTAACATCGCTTTTATTATCTCAAGACTAATAATACAGTATCCAGTCAATGCGGTTTGTATTCGTAAGACAGATAATACTCTGGAGCAGTCTGTTTATGAGCAAATCAAGTGGGCTATATCTGAGCAAGGGTTAGAGCGCTATTTTAAATTTAATAAGTCACCGTTAAGGATCACATATATCCCGAGAGGTAATTACATTGTATTCCGTGGCGCTCAAAATCCAGAGCGTATCAAATCACTTAAAGACAGTCGCTTCCCGTTTGCAATAGGGTGGATTGAGGAATTGGCGGAATTTAAAACAGAGGATGAAGTCAAGACTATCACCAACTCGCTTTTACGTGGAGAGTTAGGCGATGGTCTTTTTTATAAGTTTTTTTATACATACAATCCCCCGAAACGCAAGCAGTCTTGGGTTAACAAGAAATATGAGACACAATTTCAGCCGTCTAATACGTTCGTACACGCTTCGACGTATAAAGATAACCCTTTTATTGCCAAAGAGTTTATAGCCGAGGCGGAAGCCACGAGAGAGCGTTCGGAACGTCGTTATCGTTGGGAGTATTTAGGAGAGGCAATTGGTTCTGGTGTTGTGCCGTTTGATAACCTACGATTTGAGACAATACCAGACGAATTATACAGGTCGTTTGATAATATCCGTAACGCTGTCGACTTTGGTTACGCTACTGATCCATTAGCTTTCGTGCGTTGGCATTACGATAAAAAGCATAATGGGATTTATGCGATTGATGAGCTATACGGGCAAAAGATTAGTAACAGACAGTTAGCAAACTGGTTAAAAGATAAAGGGTACTCAAACGATGAGATATTTGCAGATGCAGCCGAACCTAAATCTATCGCAGAGTTGCGAAATGAATTTGGGATTAAGCGTATCAGAGGTGCCAAAAAAGGCCCTGACTCTGTAGAGTTTGGGGAGCGTTGGTTAGATGACCTAGATTTTATCTGCATCGACCCAAAACGGACACCAAATATCGCTCGAGAATTTGAAAACATCGACTATCAAGTCGATAGAGATGGCAACCCTAAACCTCGTTTAGAAGACAAGGATAACCATGCGATAGATGCGACAAGGTATGCTATGTCAGACGACATGAGAGCGACTAAAACCATCGTCAAAACATTTAAAGGAGGTATCTAG
- a CDS encoding phage portal protein, translating into MPELFIVPSDTEMTKDLLNELIQKHKSFNADYLVYKQLYEGSHAILRQKPKEQYKPDNRLVVNFAKYIVDTFNGYFIGVPVQTSHENKQVSNYLELLDGYNDQDDNNAELSKICSIYGHGYELVFNDENAEVGITYLTPLEAFIVYDDSIRQKPLFAVRYFYNKDGVLEGSYSDANNITYFKDGEKGLEIGESEPHPFDGVPMIEYVENEERQSLLASVVTLINAFNKAISEKANDVEYFADAYLKILGAELDDETLKSLRDTRIINLKDTDAQQLIVEFLQKPDADATQEHLLDRLEDLIFRTAMVANISDESFGTASGIALRYRLQAMDNLAKTKERKFMSGMNRRYKLIASYPTSKIGPKDWIGIKYKFTRNLPANLLEESQIAGNLAGIVSEETQVGVLSIVENPQKEIEKKNGDKPTLISRQAGGLNGQNTTTVLE; encoded by the coding sequence GTGCCAGAATTATTTATTGTGCCATCGGATACAGAGATGACAAAAGATTTGTTAAACGAGCTAATCCAAAAACACAAGTCGTTTAACGCTGATTATTTAGTTTATAAGCAGCTGTACGAGGGTTCTCACGCTATTTTGCGACAAAAACCAAAAGAGCAATACAAACCTGATAATCGCTTGGTTGTTAATTTTGCAAAATACATCGTTGATACATTTAATGGCTATTTTATCGGCGTTCCAGTCCAAACGAGCCACGAGAATAAACAAGTCAGTAATTATTTAGAGTTGCTAGACGGATATAATGACCAAGACGACAACAATGCAGAGTTATCAAAGATTTGTAGTATTTACGGACACGGTTATGAGTTGGTTTTTAATGACGAGAATGCGGAGGTCGGAATTACTTATCTGACACCCCTTGAAGCATTTATTGTTTATGACGATTCCATTAGGCAAAAGCCGTTATTTGCTGTGCGATATTTTTATAATAAGGACGGCGTTTTGGAGGGGTCTTACTCAGATGCCAACAACATTACTTATTTTAAAGATGGCGAAAAAGGACTCGAAATTGGAGAGAGTGAACCTCATCCGTTTGATGGCGTGCCGATGATTGAGTACGTTGAAAACGAAGAGCGACAAAGCTTGCTAGCTAGTGTTGTGACATTGATTAATGCGTTTAATAAAGCTATCTCCGAAAAAGCCAATGACGTTGAGTATTTCGCAGACGCTTATCTTAAAATTTTGGGTGCTGAGCTAGATGACGAGACATTGAAGTCTCTTAGAGACACCCGCATTATCAATCTAAAAGATACTGATGCGCAGCAGTTAATTGTTGAGTTTTTACAAAAGCCAGATGCTGATGCAACGCAAGAGCATTTGCTCGACAGATTGGAAGACTTAATTTTTAGGACTGCTATGGTCGCCAATATCAGCGACGAATCGTTCGGTACAGCTAGCGGCATCGCTTTACGTTATCGTTTGCAAGCTATGGATAACTTAGCTAAGACAAAAGAGCGTAAGTTTATGAGCGGGATGAACCGCAGATATAAGCTTATTGCAAGCTATCCTACGTCTAAGATAGGACCTAAAGATTGGATTGGCATTAAGTATAAATTTACTCGCAATCTACCAGCAAATCTCTTAGAGGAGTCTCAAATTGCAGGCAATTTAGCGGGGATTGTCTCGGAAGAAACACAGGTCGGTGTGCTATCTATTGTGGAAAACCCGCAAAAAGAAATTGAAAAGAAAAACGGTGATAAGCCAACGTTAATCAGCCGACAAGCAGGAGGTCTAAATGGCCAAAACACCACAACAGTATTGGAATGA